From the genome of Ailuropoda melanoleuca isolate Jingjing chromosome 5, ASM200744v2, whole genome shotgun sequence:
ACTACTTTCAGGAAGGGAGATGGAAGGAAAGCATTACAACAGTTTTTTGACAAAGTAGGTGGCTCTGAAAAGAGCCGTTTTCAAAGTCTAGAGAAAATAGCCTTGGATTACGCTCTCTCCCCGCGGATGCGGCGCGCCAGCTGGATGTCCTTGGGCATGATGGTGACGCGCTTGGCGTGGATGGCGCACAGGTTGGTGTCCTCGAAGAGCCCCACCAGGTAGGCCTCGCACGCCTCCTGCAGCGCCATCACGGCCGAGCTCTGGAAGCGCAGGTCGGTCTTGAAGTCCTGCGCGATCTCGCGCACCAGCCGCTGGAACGGCAGCTTGCGGATCAGCAGCTCGGTGGACTTCTGGTAGCGCCGGATCTCGCGCAGGGCCACCGTGCCGGGCCGGTAGCGGTGCGGCTTCTTGACGCCGCCGGTGGCCGGCGCGCTCTTGCGGGCCGCCTTGGTGGCCAGCTGCTTGCGCGGGGCCTTGCCGCCGGTCGACTTGCGCGCCGTCTGCTTCGTGCGAGCCATGGCaattacagagaaaaggaaaccggAGAGTAGCAAGCGGCTGTTTCTGACCGTATTTATACAGCATTCTGGTTCGTAGGTCCCGCGCTGTGATCTAATTGGTTCTCAGGTTGCTTTCGCGAGAAATGATTGGATTTCCATTAGGGATTGAATATAgaatcaaaatttatttcttgcttacatttatttttagtttacttGAAATTGAGTTAATAAAAACGAGATCTCATTTAGAGTTGATTCGTGTGTactttattcattcctttttttgtgaAAAGGCAAAACCcaacagataaaataatttttagtaagaATGAAGGCcgtcagaaaatttaaaaatcccgcCCTGGCGTGTGATTGGCCAGGtatctctcctttgttctctgatttctttcaaaCGTTTTAGACTTTCTGACCGCCAGTTTgaatatagtgtatatataattatgttaatttGTATGTACACTGTTTACTTGTATACTAAATAGTCTCCAACATGTTGAGATATTTTGGTTTGCATTACTATCGTTGTCATTCACAGAGCTTATGCCCCTAAATTAGGCCCTGACAGAATTGTCATTTCCTTGAGACTGTTTTTGTGTACTTGCAAACGCTTTATGTAATTTGTTTCATGAATCCGAAATTGTTTAGGAGacctaaaatttttaatgtaaacgAATACTTTGTGGCAATAAAAGGAACACGAgttactcaatttttaaaataggaaactttaaaaacaggTTAAATGTAACAAGATTTGCGTGTAGTCAAATGGTTAATACTTAATAAACACGTCATCTAGGGTTTTTTAGTATTTCAGCGCTTTCTAGAAAAATATGGGTGGCTCTTAAAAGAGCCTTTGATTTGCGGGAGAGGGATAGCAGGatttataaacatttcatttgcCCTTGGCTTTGTGGTGGCTCTCGGTCTTCTTGGGCAGCAGCACGGCCTGGATGTTGGGCAGGACGCCGCCCTGCGCGATGGTCACGCGGCCCAGCAGCTTGTTGAGCTCCTCGTCGTTGCGGATGGCCAGCTGCAGGTGGCGCGGGATGATGCGCGTCTTCTTGTTGTCGCGGGCCGCGTTGCCCGCCAGCTCCAGGATCTCGGCCGTCAGGTACTCCAGCACGGCCGCCAGGTACACGGGCGCGCCGGCCCCGACCCGCTCGGCGTAGTTGCCCTTGCGGAGCAGGCGGTGCACGGCCCACCGGGAACTGGAGACCCGCCCGCGAGGAGCGCGTCTTGGCCTTGGCGCGAGCCTTGCCGCCCTGCTTCCCGCGTCCGGACATAACTGGTTGTAACTGCGCAAAaggccagagaaagagaggaaagaaatgtcCTGAAAGCAGCAAAAGGATGCCAGTTATAGTGCTGGATGGAAGCGGAAAACTCGAGTTGTGATTGGTTAAAGTCATCGTTTGGCGATCCAACCAATAAGAACGGAGAAATGACGCACTCAAATTTACATATTACCCGTCACTAATTCATTATCAAATCAGATCCGGATATTCTTGCATACCTTATTTGCATAGATGGACTATAAAAGAGGAGACTCTGGATGTAAGCGGAcatcttaggatttttttctcGTCTGTGAATTGAGGCGTTGGTAGTCAGGATGCCTGAACCGGCCAAGTCCGCGCCCGCCCCGAAGAAGGGCTCCAAGAAGGCGGTGACCAAGGCGCAGAAGAAGGACGGCAAGAAGCGCAAGCGCAGCCGCAAGGAGAGCTACTCGGTGTACGTGTACAAGGTGCTGAAGCAGGTGCACCCCGACACCGGCATCTCGTCCAAGGCCATGGGCATCATGAACTCGTTCGTCAACGACATCTTCGAGCGCATCGCGGGCGAGGCGTCGCGCCTGGCGCATTACAACAAGCGCTCGACCATCACGTCCAGGGAGATCCAGACGGCCGTGCGCCTGCTGCTGCCCGGGGAGCTGGCCAAGCACGCCGTGTCCGAGGGCACCAAGGCCGTCACCAAGTACACCAGCTCCAAGTAAACTTGCCAAGGAAGCGTCTTGTAATCCAACcccaaaggctcttttcagagccacTTCATTTTCATCGAAAGAGTTGTAATATTaagtacttctatttttttttggtcaatctCTGCATGCTTTGACATTGCATTATGGTTGGACACTCCTTTCAAGGGAAAAACGACTGATCCCCATGTGCTTAGTAAAGTATGTACGTCTTTCTATGATTCATAATTTTTCTCTAGTCTTCATGTTGTCCGTGTTGCAGAGCCTGGTACTTGGCACACATTT
Proteins encoded in this window:
- the LOC100483542 gene encoding histone H2B type 1-C/E/F/G/I, giving the protein MPEPAKSAPAPKKGSKKAVTKAQKKDGKKRKRSRKESYSVYVYKVLKQVHPDTGISSKAMGIMNSFVNDIFERIAGEASRLAHYNKRSTITSREIQTAVRLLLPGELAKHAVSEGTKAVTKYTSSK
- the LOC100468629 gene encoding LOW QUALITY PROTEIN: histone H2A type 1-E (The sequence of the model RefSeq protein was modified relative to this genomic sequence to represent the inferred CDS: inserted 2 bases in 1 codon) is translated as MSGRGKQGGKARAKAKTRSSRAGLQFPVGRXHRLLRKGNYAERVGAGAPVYLAAVLEYLTAEILELAGNAARDNKKTRIIPRHLQLAIRNDEELNKLLGRVTIAQGGVLPNIQAVLLPKKTESHHKAKGK
- the LOC100482789 gene encoding histone H3.1, producing the protein MARTKQTARKSTGGKAPRKQLATKAARKSAPATGGVKKPHRYRPGTVALREIRRYQKSTELLIRKLPFQRLVREIAQDFKTDLRFQSSAVMALQEACEAYLVGLFEDTNLCAIHAKRVTIMPKDIQLARRIRGERA